Proteins encoded together in one Coffea arabica cultivar ET-39 chromosome 2c, Coffea Arabica ET-39 HiFi, whole genome shotgun sequence window:
- the LOC113727677 gene encoding uncharacterized protein produces the protein MSTLRTLATSQQPYLTIYSESLSSPLLHSRCRPLLFFNNGKKVVFIPLHKFKKKLRLRIFVCECVRERERERELRMVVERWVETAVGDVLKDGARMLQIKLKNRFRVAVDHHRRMAGFYSTDGDGYFSSTMQRLIQRFSEFRRDSLPSSTMFYRKRVSKDIDLEADSVLTRVLQAVAVPVFGNVCHVFMHGLNRVQIYGAEKLHQAVLGRPENKPLVTVSNHVAAVDDPFVLAALLPRNVLLDAHNLRWTLCATDRCFRNPLTSAFFKYVKVLPVSRGDGIYQKGMDVAISKLNRGEWVHIFPEGSRSRDGGKTIGPIKRGVGRLILDADNVPIVLPFVHTGMQDIMPIGAKLPRIGKTVTVLIGDPIQFDDILNLEENQNMSRGKLYDAVIARIRDRLQRLKAQVERLVVIEQSLQLQNYPTKVTEQSAGILRQVDWGSPGKETYTRLEDYLSPRKNLTTEKVEVDQTQLQERSLQSRNSRMCLLWEGGIGSRNQCYMESTELMGFAARGLLMNNTPRVNDCFVDIQGVNPLKALNDFRKSMYESYYSPVFADNCVI, from the exons ATGAGCACCCTGCGGACGTTAGCAACAAGTCAACAACCCTACCTTACTATATATAGTGAGTCCCTTTCTTCTCCACTGCTACACTCGCGCTGCCGCCCACTCCTGTTTTTCAATAATGGGAAAAAAGTAGTTTTTATTCCATTgcacaaatttaaaaaaaaattaagattaaGAATTTTCGTGTGTGAGtgcgtgagagagagagagagagagagagagttgaggATGGTTGTGGAGCGGTGGGTTGAAACGGCCGTCGGCGATGTGTTGAAGGACGGCGCTCGGATGCTACAGATTAAGTTGAAAAACCGGTTCAGAGTCGCCGTCGATCACCATCGGAGAATGGCGGGGTTCTACTCCACCGACGGCGATGGATACTTCTCGTCGACAATGCAGCGGTTGATTCAGCGATTCAGCGAGTTCCGTAGGGATTCTCTGCCTTCGTCCACTATGTTCTACCGCAAACGAG TTAGTAAAGACATTGATCTCGAAGCAGATTCAGTCCTGACCCGAGTGCTTCAGGCTGTGGCTGTTCCTGTTTTTGGAAATGTTTGTCATGTTTTCATGCATGGCCTGAATCGAGTGCAg ATATATGGTGCAGAAAAACTTCACCAGGCTGTATTAGGTAGACCAGAAAATAAGCCCTTAGTTACA GTTAGCAACCATGTTGCTGCCGTAGATGACCCCTTTGTTCTTGCTGCCTTACTTCCTCGAAATGTTCTGTTAGATGCTCATAACTTGAGGTGGACACTTTGTGCAACTGATCGATGCTTTCGTAACCCTTTGACATCTGCATtctttaaatatgtgaaagtgcTTCCAGTTTCTCGTGGTGATGGTATTTATCAGAAG GGAATGGATGTTGCTATATCCAAATTGAATCGTGGTGAGTGGGTTCACATATTCCCCGAAGGCAGCCGTTCTCGAGATGGAGGGAAAACCATAGGTCCTATTAAGAGAGGTGTCGGCAG GTTGATCTTAGATGCTGACAATGTACCAATAGTTCTCCCATTTGTGCACACTGGCATGCAAGATATAATGCCAATAGGAGCCAAGCTTCCCAGGATTGGTAAGACG GTTACTGTACTTATCGGTGACCCCATTCAATTTGATGATATACTCAATTTGGAAGAAAACCAGAATATGTCCAGAGGGAAGCTGTATGATGCCGTGATTGCTAGAATACGCGATCGACTGCAGAGGTTAAAAGCTCAAGTTGAAAGATTAGTAGTGATTGAACAATCACTTCAACTTCAGAATTACCCTACAAAGGTCACCGAACAATCAGCTGGAATTTTGCGCCAGGTTGATTGGGGTTCGCCTGGCAAGGAAACTTATACACGACTTGAAGACTATCTATCCCCGAGGAAAAATTTAACAACTGAAAAAGTAGAAGTAGACCAAACCCAGTTACAAGAAAGAAGTTTACAGAGTCGGAATTCTAGAATGTGTTTGCTCTGGGAAGGTGGAATTGGCTCTAGGAATCAGTGTTACATGGAATCCACCGAGTTAATGGGTTTTGCAGCTAGAGGTTTATTAATGAATAATACTCCTCGGGTTAATGACTGCTTTGTTGATATTCAAGGAGTTAATCCATTGAAGGCTTTGAATGACTTCAGGAAATCAATGTATGAAAGCTACTATAGTCCAGTTTTTGCTGACAACTGTGTAATTTAA